The proteins below come from a single Malus domestica chromosome 03, GDT2T_hap1 genomic window:
- the LOC103432589 gene encoding universal stress protein PHOS34-like: MAAEKQVMVIGADDSEESHYALEWTLDHFFKPLGGDTAPFKLIIVYAKPSVSAVVGFAGPGAAEVLPIVDSDLKKMAARVTEKAKEFCASKSVTDVVAEVVEGDARNVLCEAVERHHASILVVGSHGYGAIKRAVLGSVSDYCTHHAHCTVMIVKKPKIKH, translated from the exons ATGGCGGCAGAGAAGCAAGTGATGGTGATCGGGGCGGACGACAGCGAGGAGAGCCATTACGCTCTGGAATGGACTTTGGATCACTTCTTCAAGCCTTTAGGCGGCGACACAGCTCCGTTCAAGCTCATCATCGTCTACGCCAAGCCATCGGTTTCCGCCGTCGTTGGCTTCGCCGGCCCCG GAGCGGCGGAGGTTCTGCCGATCGTGGACTCTGATTTGAAGAAGATGGCTGCCCGTGTAACTGAGAAGGCCAAGGAATTTTGCGCTTCTAAATCG GTGACCGATGTGGTCGCGGAGGTTGTGGAAGGAGATGCTAGGAACGTTCTGTGTGAGGCTGTTGAAAGACACCACGCATCCATCTTGGTTGTGGGAAGCCATGGCTATGGTGCCATCAAAAG GGCGGTTCTGGGAAGCGTAAGCGACTACTGCACTCATCACGCTCACTGCACCGTGATGATTGTGAAGAAGCCTAAAATCAAGCACTGA
- the LOC103432587 gene encoding universal stress protein PHOS34-like isoform X1 — MAAGKQVMVIGADDSEESHYALEWTLDHLFKPLGGDTAPFKLIIVHAKPSVSSVVGFVGPAGAEVLPIVDADLKKMAARVTERAKEFCASKSVTDVVVEVMEGDARNVLCEAVERHHASILVVGSHGYGAIKRAVLGSVSDYCAHHVHCTVMIVKKPKTKH; from the exons ATGGCGGCAGGGAAGCAAGTGATGGTGATCGGAGCGGACGACAGCGAGGAGAGCCACTACGCTCTGGAATGGACTTTGGATCACCTCTTCAAGCCTTTGGGCGGCGACACAGCTCCGTTCAAGCTCATCATCGTCCACGCCAAGCCATCGGTTTCCTCCGTCGTTGGCTTCGTCGGCCCCG CAGGGGCGGAGGTTCTGCCGATCGTGGACGCTGATTTGAAGAAGATGGCTGCCCGTGTAACTGAGAGGGCCAAGGAATTTTGCGCTTCTAAATCG GTGACCGATGTGGTCGTGGAGGTTATGGAAGGAGATGCTAGGAACGTTCTGTGTGAGGCTGTTGAAAGACACCACGCATCCATCTTGGTTGTGGGAAGTCATGGCTATGGAGCCATCAAAAG GGCGGTTCTGGGAAGCGTAAGCGACTACTGCGCTCATCACGTTCACTGCACCGTGATGATTGTGAAGAAGCCAAAAACCAAGCACTGA
- the LOC103432587 gene encoding universal stress protein PHOS34-like isoform X2, whose protein sequence is MAAGKQVMVIGADDSEESHYALEWTLDHLFKPLGGDTAPFKLIIVHAKPSVSSVVGFVGPGAEVLPIVDADLKKMAARVTERAKEFCASKSVTDVVVEVMEGDARNVLCEAVERHHASILVVGSHGYGAIKRAVLGSVSDYCAHHVHCTVMIVKKPKTKH, encoded by the exons ATGGCGGCAGGGAAGCAAGTGATGGTGATCGGAGCGGACGACAGCGAGGAGAGCCACTACGCTCTGGAATGGACTTTGGATCACCTCTTCAAGCCTTTGGGCGGCGACACAGCTCCGTTCAAGCTCATCATCGTCCACGCCAAGCCATCGGTTTCCTCCGTCGTTGGCTTCGTCGGCCCCG GGGCGGAGGTTCTGCCGATCGTGGACGCTGATTTGAAGAAGATGGCTGCCCGTGTAACTGAGAGGGCCAAGGAATTTTGCGCTTCTAAATCG GTGACCGATGTGGTCGTGGAGGTTATGGAAGGAGATGCTAGGAACGTTCTGTGTGAGGCTGTTGAAAGACACCACGCATCCATCTTGGTTGTGGGAAGTCATGGCTATGGAGCCATCAAAAG GGCGGTTCTGGGAAGCGTAAGCGACTACTGCGCTCATCACGTTCACTGCACCGTGATGATTGTGAAGAAGCCAAAAACCAAGCACTGA
- the LOC103432586 gene encoding universal stress protein PHOS34-like isoform X2, which yields MAAEKQVMVIGADDSEESHYALEWTLDHFFKPFGGDTAPFKLIIVHAKPSVSSVVGFVGAGAEILPIVDADLKKMAARVTEKAKEFCASKSVTDVVVEVMEGDARNVLCEAAERHHASILVVGSHGYGAIKRAFLGSVSDYCAHQAHCTVMIVKKPKTKH from the exons ATGGCGGCAGAGAAGCAAGTGATGGTGATCGGGGCAGACGACAGCGAGGAGAGCCACTACGCTCTGGAATGGACTTTGGATCATTTCTTCAAGCCTTTCGGCGGCGACACAGCTCCGTTCAAGCTCATCATCGTCCACGCCAAGCCATCGGTTTCCTCCGTCGTTGGCTTCGTCGGCGCCG GGGCGGAGATTCTGCCGATCGTGGACGCTGATTTGAAGAAGATGGCTGCCCGTGTAACTGAGAAGGCCAAGGAATTTTGCGCTTCTAAATCG GTGACCGATGTGGTCGTGGAGGTTATGGAAGGAGATGCTAGGAACGTTCTGTGTGAGGCTGCTGAAAGACACCACGCATCCATCTTGGTTGTGGGAAGCCATGGCTATGGAGCCATCAAAAG GGCGTTTCTGGGAAGCGTAAGCGACTACTGCGCTCATCAAGCTCACTGCACCGTGATGATTGTGAAGAAGCCTAAAACCAAGCACTGA
- the LOC103432586 gene encoding universal stress protein PHOS34-like isoform X1, with protein sequence MAAEKQVMVIGADDSEESHYALEWTLDHFFKPFGGDTAPFKLIIVHAKPSVSSVVGFVGAAGAEILPIVDADLKKMAARVTEKAKEFCASKSVTDVVVEVMEGDARNVLCEAAERHHASILVVGSHGYGAIKRAFLGSVSDYCAHQAHCTVMIVKKPKTKH encoded by the exons ATGGCGGCAGAGAAGCAAGTGATGGTGATCGGGGCAGACGACAGCGAGGAGAGCCACTACGCTCTGGAATGGACTTTGGATCATTTCTTCAAGCCTTTCGGCGGCGACACAGCTCCGTTCAAGCTCATCATCGTCCACGCCAAGCCATCGGTTTCCTCCGTCGTTGGCTTCGTCGGCGCCG CAGGGGCGGAGATTCTGCCGATCGTGGACGCTGATTTGAAGAAGATGGCTGCCCGTGTAACTGAGAAGGCCAAGGAATTTTGCGCTTCTAAATCG GTGACCGATGTGGTCGTGGAGGTTATGGAAGGAGATGCTAGGAACGTTCTGTGTGAGGCTGCTGAAAGACACCACGCATCCATCTTGGTTGTGGGAAGCCATGGCTATGGAGCCATCAAAAG GGCGTTTCTGGGAAGCGTAAGCGACTACTGCGCTCATCAAGCTCACTGCACCGTGATGATTGTGAAGAAGCCTAAAACCAAGCACTGA
- the LOC103408124 gene encoding phytochrome A-associated F-box protein-like, with translation MAGTLFSKLSDDVVLNILFKLEEDPRNWARLACSCTKFSSMIRNVCWKTKCYKVIPSVVSALLTGSTEPAGGWAALHKLAVCCPGLLHSGVLFENSDFGLERELGPDENYRRLDSNPVDASPAPNPPTEASSSQIGANQEVGSSGNDCSWSLFDDLYFDTVYNDSEAHQEQDNPQLESAAAEADQVAVENGAVRVGGEFSICKKRKVCRPMRSHLASGVWNLSREQGNKLLHSRFRGDRLYICDWPGCVHIEEKRNYMLFRGIFKDFKGSQVWRTIKDGNRSKIDLNCAFCACKDTWDLHSAFCLRRVFGYHDDGEPVVRAYVCENGHVSGAWTDLPLYS, from the coding sequence ATGGCCGGAACCCTGTTCTCGAAGCTCTCCGACGACGTCGTTCTGAACATCCTCTTCAAGCTCGAGGAGGACCCGCGGAACTGGGCTCGGCTCGCCTGCTCCTGCACCAAGTTCTCCTCCATGATCCGCAACGTCTGCTGGAAGACCAAGTGCTACAAGGTCATCCCCTCCGTCGTCTCCGCTCTCCTTACCGGCTCCACCGAGCCTGCTGGCGGCTGGGCCGCCCTTCACAAGCTCGCTGTCTGCTGTCCTGGCCTCCTCCACTCCGGCGTCCTCTTCGAGAACTCCGACTTTGGGCTCGAGCGCGAGCTCGGTCCCGACGAGAATTACCGGAGATTGGACTCCAATCCGGTCGACGCATCTCCGGCGCCGAATCCTCCGACCGAGGCTTCCTCGAGCCAAATTGGCGCGAATCAGGAGGTGGGATCTTCTGGAAATGATTGTTCTTGGTCTCTGTTCGATGATCTTTATTTCGATACAGTCTATAACGATTCTGAAGCCCATCAAGAGCAAGATAATCCCCAATTAGAATCAGCAGCGGCGGAGGCGGATCAAGTCGCCGTGGAGAATGGCGCCGTTCGAGTGGGCGGCGAATTTTCGATTTGCAAGAAAAGGAAGGTCTGCAGACCGATGAGGTCGCATTTGGCTTCTGGGGTCTGGAATCTGAGCCGTGAGCAGGGCAACAAGCTTCTCCACAGCCGGTTCCGCGGCGATCGCTTGTACATTTGTGATTGGCCCGGCTGCGTGCACATCGAAGAGAAGCGAAATTACATGCTTTTCAGAGGGATTTTCAAGGATTTCAAGGGGTCCCAAGTGTGGAGGACGATCAAGGATGGGAACCGCAGCAAGATTGATCTGAACTGCGCGTTTTGCGCCTGCAAAGACACTTGGGATTTGCATTCTGCATTCTGCTTGAGGCGGGTTTTCGGGTACCATGACGATGGCGAGCCGGTTGTTCGAGCTTATGTCTGTGAAAATGGGCACGTCTCTGGGGCTTGGACCGACCTGCCATTGTACTCTTGA
- the LOC103432664 gene encoding serine/arginine-rich-splicing factor SR34 isoform X1, whose amino-acid sequence MSSRSMSRTLYVGNLPGDIREREVEDLFFKYGRIAHIDLKVPPRPPGYAFVEFEDARDAEDALRGRDGYDFDGHRLRVELAHGGRGHSSSSDRHSNYSGGRGGRGMSRRSDYRVLVSELPPSASWQDLKDHMRRAGDVCFSQVFRDGSGTTGIVDYTNLEDMKYAIKKLDGSEFRNAFDRQSVRVREYDAKRDSSRSPSRGRSHSRGRSYSRSRSPSYGRGRSRSKSPKTKSSRLSPARSRSRSASLPRSRSRSRSPSGSRSRSRSPVPSKRISKSPKKHISKSPKKRSTSRSPIRSRSRSKSLSR is encoded by the exons ATGAGCAGTCGGAGTATGAGCAGAACTCTCTATGTTGGGAATCTGCCCGGTGATATACGCGAGAGAGAGGTGGAAGATTTGTTTTTCAAG TATGGACGCATAGCCCATATTGACCTGAAGGTCCCCCCAAGGCCTCCTGGTTATGCATTTGTTGAG TTTGAAGATGCTCGTGATGCTGAAGATGCACTCCGTGGTCGTGATGGCTATGATTTTGATGGGCATCGTTTAAGA GTTGAACTTGCACATGGAGGGCGTGGGCATTCATCTTCTTCAGATCGTCATAGTAATTATAGTGGTGGTCGAGGTGGACGTGGGATGTCCAGGCGCTCAGATTATCGTG TGTTAGTCAGTGAACTTCCCCCTTCCGCTTCATGGCAAGATCTTAAG GATCATATGCGACGGGCAGGAGATGTCTGTTTCTCCCAAGTTTTTCGTGATGGTAGTG GTACAACAGGGATTGTAGACTACACAAACTTAGAAGATATGAAGTATGCG ATCAAAAAGCTTGATGGCTCTGAGTTCCGAAATGCTTTTGACCGCCAATCTGTTCGC GTGAGGGAATATGATGCGAAGAGGGACTCGTCTAGGAGCCCTAGTCGTGGTCGATCTCATTCAAGAGGCAGGAGCTACAGTCGCAGTCGTAGTCCAAGTTATGGCCGGGGCAGAAGCAGGAG CAAGTCTCCAAAAACCAAATCTTCACGCCTCTCACCCGCTAGATCTCGATCAAGATCTGCTTCTCTCCCGCGTTCGCGATCAAGGTCTCGCTCTCCATCAgg ATCACGATCAAGAAGCAGATCTCCAGTGCCTTCG AAACGCATAAGTAAAAGCCCGAAGAAGCACATTAGTAAAAGTCCAAAGAAGCGTAGTACCAGCAGGAGTCCAATCCGGAGCAGGAGCAGGAGCAAGAGTTTGTCACG GTGA
- the LOC103432664 gene encoding serine/arginine-rich-splicing factor SR34 isoform X3 produces the protein MSSRSMSRTLYVGNLPGDIREREVEDLFFKYGRIAHIDLKVPPRPPGYAFVEFEDARDAEDALRGRDGYDFDGHRLRVELAHGGRGHSSSSDRHSNYSGGRGGRGMSRRSDYRVLVSELPPSASWQDLKDHMRRAGDVCFSQVFRDGSGTTGIVDYTNLEDMKYAIKKLDGSEFRNAFDRQSVRVREYDAKRDSSRSPSRGRSHSRGRSYSRSRSPSYGRGRSRSKSPKTKSSRLSPARSRSRSASLPRSRSRSRSPSGCNY, from the exons ATGAGCAGTCGGAGTATGAGCAGAACTCTCTATGTTGGGAATCTGCCCGGTGATATACGCGAGAGAGAGGTGGAAGATTTGTTTTTCAAG TATGGACGCATAGCCCATATTGACCTGAAGGTCCCCCCAAGGCCTCCTGGTTATGCATTTGTTGAG TTTGAAGATGCTCGTGATGCTGAAGATGCACTCCGTGGTCGTGATGGCTATGATTTTGATGGGCATCGTTTAAGA GTTGAACTTGCACATGGAGGGCGTGGGCATTCATCTTCTTCAGATCGTCATAGTAATTATAGTGGTGGTCGAGGTGGACGTGGGATGTCCAGGCGCTCAGATTATCGTG TGTTAGTCAGTGAACTTCCCCCTTCCGCTTCATGGCAAGATCTTAAG GATCATATGCGACGGGCAGGAGATGTCTGTTTCTCCCAAGTTTTTCGTGATGGTAGTG GTACAACAGGGATTGTAGACTACACAAACTTAGAAGATATGAAGTATGCG ATCAAAAAGCTTGATGGCTCTGAGTTCCGAAATGCTTTTGACCGCCAATCTGTTCGC GTGAGGGAATATGATGCGAAGAGGGACTCGTCTAGGAGCCCTAGTCGTGGTCGATCTCATTCAAGAGGCAGGAGCTACAGTCGCAGTCGTAGTCCAAGTTATGGCCGGGGCAGAAGCAGGAG CAAGTCTCCAAAAACCAAATCTTCACGCCTCTCACCCGCTAGATCTCGATCAAGATCTGCTTCTCTCCCGCGTTCGCGATCAAGGTCTCGCTCTCCATCAgg TTGTAACTACTGA
- the LOC103432664 gene encoding serine/arginine-rich-splicing factor SR34 isoform X2 — translation MSSRSMSRTLYVGNLPGDIREREVEDLFFKYGRIAHIDLKVPPRPPGYAFVEFEDARDAEDALRGRDGYDFDGHRLRVELAHGGRGHSSSSDRHSNYSGGRGGRGMSRRSDYRVLVSELPPSASWQDLKDHMRRAGDVCFSQVFRDGSGTTGIVDYTNLEDMKYAIKKLDGSEFRNAFDRQSVRVREYDAKRDSSRSPSRGRSHSRGRSYSRSRSPSYGRGRSRSKSPKTKSSRLSPARSRSRSASLPRSRSRSRSPSGCAIKFVTLRY, via the exons ATGAGCAGTCGGAGTATGAGCAGAACTCTCTATGTTGGGAATCTGCCCGGTGATATACGCGAGAGAGAGGTGGAAGATTTGTTTTTCAAG TATGGACGCATAGCCCATATTGACCTGAAGGTCCCCCCAAGGCCTCCTGGTTATGCATTTGTTGAG TTTGAAGATGCTCGTGATGCTGAAGATGCACTCCGTGGTCGTGATGGCTATGATTTTGATGGGCATCGTTTAAGA GTTGAACTTGCACATGGAGGGCGTGGGCATTCATCTTCTTCAGATCGTCATAGTAATTATAGTGGTGGTCGAGGTGGACGTGGGATGTCCAGGCGCTCAGATTATCGTG TGTTAGTCAGTGAACTTCCCCCTTCCGCTTCATGGCAAGATCTTAAG GATCATATGCGACGGGCAGGAGATGTCTGTTTCTCCCAAGTTTTTCGTGATGGTAGTG GTACAACAGGGATTGTAGACTACACAAACTTAGAAGATATGAAGTATGCG ATCAAAAAGCTTGATGGCTCTGAGTTCCGAAATGCTTTTGACCGCCAATCTGTTCGC GTGAGGGAATATGATGCGAAGAGGGACTCGTCTAGGAGCCCTAGTCGTGGTCGATCTCATTCAAGAGGCAGGAGCTACAGTCGCAGTCGTAGTCCAAGTTATGGCCGGGGCAGAAGCAGGAG CAAGTCTCCAAAAACCAAATCTTCACGCCTCTCACCCGCTAGATCTCGATCAAGATCTGCTTCTCTCCCGCGTTCGCGATCAAGGTCTCGCTCTCCATCAgg TTGTGCTATCAAATTTGTGACTCTACGTTATTGA
- the LOC139194146 gene encoding NADH dehydrogenase [ubiquinone] iron-sulfur protein 5-B-like, producing MASGWGITGNKGRCYDFWVDFSECMSRCREPKDCVLLREDYLECLHHSKEFQRRNRIYKEEQRKIRAAARAKEGGEVDKHHHS from the exons ATGGCATCGGGGTGGGGAATCACCGGCAACAAAGGGCGGTGCTACGATTTCTGGGTCGACTTCAGCGAGTGCATGTCTCGCTGCCGTGAGCCCAAGGACTGCGTCCTCCTCCGCGAAGACTACCTCGAGTGCCTCCACCACTCCAAAGAG TTTCAACGAAGGAATCGTATTTACAAGGAGGAGCAGCGTAAAATCAGGGCTGCTGCACGGGCCAAGGAGGGTGGGGAGGTTGATAAGCATCACCATTCGTAG
- the LOC103432591 gene encoding DExH-box ATP-dependent RNA helicase DExH8 — MASPPSPTSSVGSSSSSSFSNSKFSSLPVMALREKIVEKILDNRVTLIVGETGCGKSSQVPQFLLEANLKPIICTQPRRFAVVAVAKMVAKARNCELGGEVGYHIGHSKHLSPRSSIVFKTAGVLLDEMRDKGMHALDYKVIVLDEVHERSVESDLVLVCVKQFLMRNNNLRVVLMSATADIARYRDYFKDLGRGERVEVLAIPSTGQNTIFQKRVSYLEEVTDLLNIDSELIPSKYCPGASPSMAQADIKPEVHQLIHRLVLHIHDHEPDIEKSILIFLPTYYALVQQWFLLKPFSSSFKVHILHSSIDTEQALMSMKIWKSHRKVILATNIAESSVTIPKVAYVIDSCRSLQVFWNSFQKKEAAKLVWVSHSQAEQRRGRTGRTCDGQIYRLVTRPFFNLIDKYEGPSILRLSLRLQVLQICCAESKAINDPKGLLQKALDPPYPEVIEEALDLLVQMKALEKTFQRGRYEPTFYGRLLASFSLSFDASLLVLKFGDIGMLREGILLGILMDTQPLPIVRPFGDEILCSEYADSYFCGAENNTALKGRKETIFMANLCAFQFWQRVFKDKQRVERLKQLMFDETTATTVLLPKVEEDWCSLHNLVQSSLKHVSEIYEDILDSVHRFRPKFLSTSNGLPSYYDPYEFEHTCLLAYQEPKEATDALSSADQHLEPSGETKKCISVPFVAPDTFQNNDVAEKLATIIKQIRVQYTEDVSANQVLDADEPPICIYFINGGCRNGSQCQFSHSLGARRPPCKFFSSPQGCRYGDKCLFSHDEGPPIPSPSSTLCIPEGGEAEATSLLQLFPTSDGCILVLDDTNLEFSSNLAKFCDPSTVVSTTSLSDTTIFDPSLTGVKILWGLQHPYETIVSKEGENQIPWNEVKCVLWFPDFDSYSENLDRQKILLRNFFEYLAIRMLTDALYKVRVVLTMNNIRFSQLQVEKFGRESFFFLSESFPFDHHSFGELPDKITTKKPMVVSRPISYVFDFHKPSNFQFDNNATGVSGYAQYIQEDY; from the exons ATGGCGTCACCTCCGTCCCCGACGTCGTCGGTCGGCAGCTCCTCGTCGTCGTCGTTTTCCAACTCCAAATTCTCGTCTCTTCCCGTAATGGCGCTCCGGGAGAAGATCGTCGAGAAAATCCTTGATAATCGCGTCACTCTCATCGTCGGCGAGACCGGTTGCG GGAAAAGCTCGCAAGTTCCTCAGTTTCTTCTGGAAGCGAATTTGAAGCCAATTATATGCACACAGCCGAGGAGATTTGCAGTTGTTGCTGTTGCGAAAATGGTTGCGAAAGCTCGGAATTGCGAGCTTGGTGGAGAGGTTGGATATCACATTGGCCATTCAAAGCACTTATCGCCAAG GTCTTCGATTGTTTTTAAAACTGCTGGAGTTTTATTGGATGAAATGCGAGATAAGGGGATGCATGCACTTGATTACAAggtcattgttcttgatgaagTGCATGAAAGATCTGTTGAATCCGATCTTGTTCTTGTTTGTGTTAAGCAGTTTCTGATGAGGAACAACAACTTGAG GGTTGTGTTGATGTCTGCAACTGCTGATATTGCGAGATACAGGGATTACTTTAAGGATCTTGGCAGGGGTGAGCGAGTGGAAGTGCTTGCAATCCCTTCCACCGGCCAAAATACCATTTTTCAGAAAAGGGTTTCTTATCTTGAAGAG GTCACCGATCTTCTCAACATCGACTCAGAGTTGATTCCTTCAAAATATTGTCCAGGTGCAAGTCCTTCAATGGCTCAAGCCGATATTAAGCCTGAAGTGCACCAACTTATCCATCGTTTGGTGTTGCATATTCACGACCACGAGCCAGACATTGAGAAGAGCattttgatttttcttcctACATACTATGCACTGGTGCAGCAATGGTTCCTTCTGAAGCCATTTAGTTCATCTTTTAAAGTTCATATTTTACATAGCAGCATTGACACTGAACAAGCTCTCATGAGTATGAAGATATGGAAATCCCATCGTAAA GTGATACTGGCTACCAATATTGCAGAATCATCAGTAACAATACCCAAGGTGGCCTATGTTATTGATTCATGCCGATCTTTACAAGTCTTCTGGAACAGTTTTCAGAAGAAGGAAGCTGCGAAGCTTGTTTGGGTTTCTCATTCTCAG GCTGAGCAGCGTAGAGGAAGAACTGGTCGAACTTGTGATGGCCAGATTTATAGGTTGGTTACTAGACCATTTTTCAACCTGATTGACAAATACGAGGGTCCGTCTATACTGAGGTTATCATTGAGGCTGCAAGTGCTTCAGATATGCTGTGCTGAATCTAAAGCCATTAATGATCCCAAAG GCTTATTGCAGAAGGCTCTAGATCCACCATATCCTGAAGTTATTGAAGAGGCATTGGATTTGCTTGTTCAAATGAAAGCATTGGAGAAAACATTTCAAAGGGGCCGGTATGAGCCTACATTTTATGGGCGCTTGCTTGCCAGTTTCTCCTTGTCTTTTGATGCTTCTCTGCTTGTACTCAAGTTTGGAGATATTGGAATGCTGCGCGAAGGAATTCTTCTGGGAATATTAATGGATACGCAGCCTTTACCTATTGTTCGTCCTTTTGGAGATGAAATTTTG TGTTCAGAATATGCTGACAGCTACTTTTGTGGAGCTGAGAACAATACTGCCCTAAAGGGTAGGAAGGAGACTATATTCATGGCAAATTTGTGTGCATTTCAATTTTGGCAACGTGTTTTCAAG GATAAGCAACGTGTGGAGCGATTGAAGCAACTTATGTTTGATGAGACAACAGCAACTACGGTACTGCTTCCAAAGGTTGAAGAAGATTGGTGCTCTTTGCATAATCTTGTGCAGTCGTCACTAAAACATGTATCTGAAATAT ATGAAGATATACTAGATTCAGTGCACCGGTTTCGGCCCAAATTTTTGTCTACATCTAATGGACTTCCATCCTACTATGACCCTTATGAATTTGAGCATACATGCCTCCTTGCATATCAAGAACCAAAAGAAGCTACAGATGCCCTTTCTTCAGCTGATCAGCACCTTGAGCCATCTGGTGAAACAAAGAAATGTATTTCTGTACCTTTTGTTGCTCCAGATACCTTCCAAAATAATGACGTGGCTGAAAAGTTGGCAACAATAATCAAACAG ATACGAGTTCAGTATACAGAAGATGTATCTGCTAATCAGGTTTTGGATGCTGATGAGCCTcctatttgtatatattttatcAATGGGGGCTGCAGAAATGGCAGTCAATGCCAGTTTTCTCATTCACTTGGAGCAAGGAGACCCCCATGCAAATTTTTCTCTTCGCCACAG GGTTGTCGATATGGTGACAAATGCTTATTTTCTCATGATGAGGGTCCACCAATTCCATCACCTAGCTCAACTTTATGCATACCAGAAGGTGGTGAAGCCGAAGCTACATCACTTCTACAGTTGTTTCCGACTTCAGATGGATGCATTCTCGTATTGGATGACACCAATCTAGAATTTTCCTCAAATTTAGCTAAATTTTGTGATCCATCGACAGTAGTATCCACCACCAGTTTGTCGGACACAACCATATTTGACCCGTCACTGACCGGTGTCAAAATTTTGTGGGGGCTGCAGCACCCATATGAGACAATTGTGTCCAAAGAAGGAGAGAACCAGATTCCATGGAACGAAGTTAAGTGCGTGCTATGGTTTCCTGATTTTGATAGCTACAGTGAGAATCTGGACAGACAGAAGATTCTCTTGCGGAATTTCTTCGAGTATCTTGCCATCCGAATGTTAACTGATGCCTTGTACAAAGTTCGAGTTGTACTCACTATGAACAACATCAGGTTTTCTCAGCTACAG GTTGAAAAGTTCGGCAGGGAAAGCTTCTTCTTCCTGTCAGAGTCGTTTCCATTCGATCACCACAGCTTCGGGGAGTTGCCAGACAAAATCACGACAAAGAAGCCGATGGTGGTTTCGAGGCCAATTTCATATGTTTTCGATTTTCACAAGCCTTCGAACTTTCAGTTTGACAACAATGCAACCGGAGTTAGCGGTTATGCTCAATACATCCAGGAAGATTACTGA